One part of the Terrimicrobium sacchariphilum genome encodes these proteins:
- the recO gene encoding DNA repair protein RecO — METSRAILLRKTNWSETSLIISWLTEEHGAVRTVARGARKAGSPFAGKLDLFYLAEINFRVSTKSDLHVLQESHVLGAFDPNRAGSGGFYLAAYFAELAGRAAPAMSPAPEIFDLLKRGLDYVQNTPAEAKGLLHFEKELCRELGVYDASGGLSPAQALESLYGRLPASRETAWRFLEQKKSARQPPPDHTE, encoded by the coding sequence ATGGAAACCTCCCGGGCCATCCTCCTGCGTAAAACCAACTGGTCCGAGACCAGCCTGATCATCTCCTGGCTCACCGAGGAACATGGCGCCGTGCGCACCGTGGCTCGCGGCGCGCGGAAGGCGGGCAGCCCGTTTGCGGGGAAGCTCGACCTGTTTTATCTCGCCGAGATCAATTTCCGCGTCAGCACCAAGAGCGACCTGCACGTGCTCCAGGAAAGCCACGTCCTGGGAGCCTTCGACCCGAATCGCGCGGGCAGCGGCGGTTTTTACCTCGCGGCGTATTTTGCGGAGCTGGCCGGCCGCGCCGCCCCCGCCATGAGTCCCGCGCCGGAGATCTTTGACCTGCTCAAGCGGGGCCTCGACTACGTACAAAACACTCCGGCTGAAGCCAAGGGGCTGCTCCATTTTGAAAAGGAGCTTTGCCGCGAGCTGGGCGTTTACGACGCCTCGGGAGGCCTCAGTCCGGCGCAGGCTCTCGAGTCGCTTTACGGACGCCTCCCGGCCTCTCGCGAGACTGCGTGGCGGTTCCTGGAGCAGAAAAAATCCGCTCGCCAGCCACCGCCGGATCACACAGAATAA
- a CDS encoding urease accessory UreF family protein has translation MMHEADNDLTTIGNPYLDVLKAVRLCHPGWESVSRVTFVATPGIATKPWDLWKKDIFDSLLAPQFLRAWASYASGNLAGWMEADRTIGEALPARAETLSRRNGQSLMKAYTVPAAEKNWTRLYTAMIEGRTHAHLATVMALRAAAFHVSPRLALSGYVLLESVGEFGSGEPQRCFEMVQACPPPDASAHLRAA, from the coding sequence ATGATGCATGAGGCTGACAATGACCTGACCACCATCGGGAATCCGTATCTCGATGTGCTCAAGGCGGTGCGTCTCTGCCACCCCGGCTGGGAATCGGTTTCCCGCGTGACCTTCGTCGCCACGCCCGGCATCGCCACCAAGCCATGGGATCTTTGGAAGAAAGACATTTTCGATTCCCTGCTCGCTCCGCAATTTCTGCGTGCCTGGGCATCCTACGCCTCCGGTAATCTTGCCGGCTGGATGGAGGCCGACCGCACGATCGGCGAGGCCCTTCCCGCCAGGGCGGAAACTCTGAGCCGTCGCAATGGCCAGTCGCTGATGAAGGCGTACACGGTTCCCGCCGCCGAGAAAAACTGGACGCGGCTTTACACCGCCATGATCGAGGGTCGCACCCACGCGCATCTCGCCACGGTGATGGCCTTGCGGGCTGCGGCGTTCCATGTTTCGCCACGCCTGGCATTGAGTGGATACGTGCTGTTGGAGAGCGTCGGGGAGTTCGGCAGCGGAGAGCCGCAGCGGTGTTTTGAGATGGTGCAAGCCTGTCCCCCGCCCGACGCATCCGCCCATTTGCGCGCAGCATGA
- a CDS encoding DUF2017 family protein: MIFYQTPEGRLGFRDIPPVLAEILRQVPTCSDLEDEAVEARLFPPPTEDPLEEGARDDWKAYVQPELHELFQTSRQTVDADLRGLKEEGDFFTVEFSSKHVPAWLNALNQARLALAAQHNFDEGELSQPGPLQITNEKELALLQINFYAAVQQWLIETLEE, translated from the coding sequence ATGATTTTTTACCAAACCCCGGAAGGCCGCCTGGGCTTCCGCGACATCCCGCCGGTGCTGGCCGAGATCCTGCGTCAGGTGCCGACCTGCTCCGATCTCGAGGATGAGGCCGTCGAGGCCCGACTCTTTCCGCCGCCGACCGAAGATCCGCTCGAGGAGGGCGCACGGGACGACTGGAAGGCGTATGTGCAGCCGGAGTTGCACGAACTCTTCCAAACCTCGCGCCAGACCGTCGATGCCGACCTGCGCGGACTCAAGGAGGAGGGCGATTTTTTCACGGTGGAATTCTCCTCCAAGCACGTGCCCGCGTGGCTCAATGCCCTGAACCAGGCGCGCCTAGCCCTGGCGGCGCAGCACAATTTCGACGAGGGCGAGCTTTCCCAACCGGGACCGCTCCAGATCACGAACGAGAAGGAACTCGCGCTGCTGCAGATCAATTTCTACGCCGCCGTGCAGCAGTGGCTCATCGAAACGCTCGAGGAATAG
- a CDS encoding D-glycero-alpha-D-manno-heptose-1,7-bisphosphate 7-phosphatase, which translates to MPDRKAVFFDRDGTLMEEEDHCDCPTRVRAIKGVKEGLKQLKDAGWAAIIITNQSGIGRGYFTMADFEAVNQELYRQIGGGIDGAYCCPDLPTNPTPRRKPGIGMIEEAVRDHGIDTRKSWFVGDKPIDIQCGQNAGCRTILVRTGYGAKGEASASPDFVVDDAAAAIQIILSHS; encoded by the coding sequence ATGCCTGATCGCAAAGCCGTGTTTTTCGACCGCGATGGCACCCTCATGGAGGAGGAGGACCATTGCGATTGTCCCACTCGCGTTCGCGCCATCAAGGGCGTGAAAGAGGGGCTCAAGCAACTCAAGGACGCCGGCTGGGCCGCCATTATCATCACGAACCAGAGCGGCATCGGCCGCGGGTATTTCACGATGGCGGATTTTGAGGCCGTAAACCAGGAACTCTACCGCCAGATCGGCGGAGGTATCGACGGAGCCTACTGCTGTCCCGACCTCCCGACCAATCCCACGCCGCGCCGCAAGCCGGGCATCGGCATGATCGAGGAGGCTGTGCGCGATCATGGCATCGACACCCGCAAATCATGGTTCGTGGGCGACAAACCCATCGACATCCAGTGCGGGCAGAACGCCGGGTGCCGCACCATCCTCGTTCGGACCGGGTACGGAGCGAAGGGCGAAGCCAGCGCCTCGCCGGATTTCGTCGTCGACGATGCTGCCGCCGCCATCCAGATCATCCTTTCCCATTCATGA
- the ybeY gene encoding rRNA maturation RNase YbeY produces MSSNPPPEHLPELLLVNRQRTVSYDVKFIRRIGELAMPHCVAACKSDEAALASLRSVEVSIVSDKTIAKVHGEFFDDPTPTDVITFLHGELVLGAETIRANAKTYRQSPNDEAALCVVHGLLHLAGWNDLRKREAESMAKRQEKIFQLARAALKSA; encoded by the coding sequence GTGAGCAGCAATCCGCCGCCTGAGCATCTGCCGGAGCTGCTGCTGGTGAACCGCCAGCGCACTGTCTCGTACGACGTCAAGTTCATCCGCCGCATCGGCGAGCTCGCGATGCCGCATTGTGTGGCCGCCTGCAAGTCCGATGAGGCCGCGCTAGCCAGCCTTCGCTCCGTCGAGGTGTCCATCGTGAGCGACAAGACCATCGCAAAAGTACACGGCGAGTTTTTTGACGACCCTACGCCGACAGACGTGATCACCTTCCTCCATGGCGAACTCGTGCTCGGAGCGGAGACGATCCGCGCCAACGCCAAAACCTATCGCCAGTCGCCCAACGACGAGGCCGCGCTCTGCGTCGTCCATGGCCTGCTGCATCTCGCCGGATGGAACGACCTGCGGAAACGCGAGGCCGAGTCCATGGCCAAACGGCAGGAAAAGATCTTCCAGCTGGCCAGGGCGGCGTTGAAATCTGCCTGA
- a CDS encoding PhoH family protein translates to MATDNQETLTLEFENARALQSLYGGDDKLLRDLETALGVKVTTRDGWLRVEGPAEGVSRARKVFDQLDDARRRGVTIKRHEFQYALRSSAQEGKDGLGHLIDLKIQVSPKKAPVVPKTAGQQAYLRSILSHDITFGVGPAGTGKTYLAVAMAVAALKQEKVSRIILTRPAVEAGEALGFLPGDLQEKILPYLRPLYDALHDMLDVEEIQKYMDRGVIEIAPLAYMRGRTLSNAYVILDEAQNTTTEQMFMFLTRLGQDSKCVVTGDGTQIDLPRNKRSGLIEAVEALRKVPGIGFHFFDETDVVRHPLVQAIIHAYRDHRGLQESRFQA, encoded by the coding sequence ATGGCTACCGATAATCAGGAAACTCTCACGCTCGAGTTTGAAAATGCCCGGGCGCTGCAAAGTCTCTACGGAGGCGACGACAAGCTGCTCCGTGATTTGGAAACCGCTCTGGGTGTGAAGGTTACGACGCGCGACGGCTGGTTGCGCGTCGAAGGTCCGGCCGAGGGTGTAAGCCGGGCGCGGAAGGTTTTTGACCAACTCGACGATGCCCGCCGACGTGGAGTGACGATCAAACGGCATGAATTTCAGTATGCCCTGCGCTCCTCCGCCCAGGAGGGCAAGGACGGCCTCGGCCACCTGATCGACCTCAAGATCCAGGTTTCGCCCAAAAAAGCCCCTGTGGTGCCCAAGACGGCGGGCCAGCAGGCCTACCTGCGCTCCATCCTGAGCCATGACATCACCTTTGGCGTGGGTCCGGCGGGAACGGGCAAGACCTACCTCGCCGTGGCCATGGCCGTGGCGGCGCTCAAGCAGGAGAAGGTCAGCCGCATCATCCTCACCCGCCCGGCGGTGGAGGCTGGCGAGGCGCTGGGCTTCCTCCCAGGCGACCTCCAAGAGAAGATTCTCCCCTACCTGCGTCCCCTCTACGACGCTCTCCACGACATGCTGGATGTCGAGGAAATCCAGAAGTACATGGACCGCGGCGTAATCGAAATCGCCCCCCTCGCCTACATGCGCGGCCGCACGCTGAGCAATGCGTATGTCATTCTGGATGAGGCACAAAACACAACAACCGAGCAGATGTTCATGTTCCTGACCCGCCTCGGTCAGGACTCGAAATGCGTGGTCACCGGCGACGGCACCCAGATCGATCTCCCGCGCAACAAGCGCAGCGGATTGATCGAGGCCGTCGAGGCCCTGCGAAAGGTCCCGGGCATCGGGTTTCATTTCTTCGATGAAACCGACGTCGTCCGGCATCCTTTGGTGCAGGCGATCATCCACGCGTACCGGGATCATCGCGGATTGCAAGAGAGCCGTTTTCAGGCTTAA
- the rfaE2 gene encoding D-glycero-beta-D-manno-heptose 1-phosphate adenylyltransferase — translation MTDNTLWTPSQAREFRDRLHSEGRKLVFTNGCFDILHRGHVTYLEFARQQGDALVIGLNSDDSVRRANKGPERPINCEEDRAFVLRALRCVDAVVVFNEDEPKELIAKILPDVLVKGKDWAHYVSGREVVEANGGKVVLADMVEGRSTTRTVEKILQAKTAQAEA, via the coding sequence ATGACAGACAACACTCTTTGGACACCCTCCCAGGCCCGTGAATTTCGCGACCGCCTGCATAGCGAGGGCCGCAAACTGGTTTTCACCAATGGCTGCTTCGACATCCTCCATCGCGGCCACGTCACCTATCTGGAATTTGCCCGCCAACAGGGCGACGCTCTCGTCATCGGCCTCAACAGCGATGATTCCGTGCGCCGCGCCAACAAGGGGCCCGAGCGCCCGATCAACTGCGAGGAAGACCGGGCTTTTGTCCTGCGGGCACTCCGCTGCGTGGACGCCGTGGTCGTCTTCAACGAAGACGAGCCCAAGGAGCTGATCGCAAAAATCCTCCCCGATGTACTCGTGAAGGGCAAGGACTGGGCGCACTATGTCAGCGGCCGCGAGGTCGTGGAGGCCAACGGCGGCAAGGTCGTCCTCGCCGACATGGTCGAGGGACGCTCGACCACGCGCACCGTGGAAAAAATCCTCCAGGCCAAGACCGCTCAGGCGGAGGCCTGA
- a CDS encoding PspA/IM30 family protein encodes MDAVIERKLSEGRSLLIQRDAVRFGAWASAGAVGLWVVLAVMAWRWPSVPWSIFSAGLIVVAAWIFAIAMAAFRWRDKGPVALALDATRTTKDRFVTALELGENGGAALGNELAAFARDYRFPDVLKPRPPRLAVALVLTGVVLVLCVATLDHFRRVGLQPDVATASRLLDQAKREVTKVAPPESPLRKEEEKLEEARQQLGNSTDPMRDALRAIADLERRLASASASPLTDEEKEALAKALAENEPQAAQALSSGNDREAAEQIAQMDPEALAKALEQAAQHRENSRLQDLARKAAEQARRELAQGLASAGNSGAQRRLQQALREMKAGGQGQQQQGQGQPGMDLAQGKGGEKQDGSAPEDNAPPGGSPGSEHDEGRGEDIKGEKDALAAKGSDEQLTGEMGQGQSRVNTYSTSGGDNARSARAIRDGGAVQSAELDTVTPENIPPGSRILVKRYFDSVRPKE; translated from the coding sequence GTGGACGCCGTCATCGAACGCAAGCTAAGCGAGGGCCGGTCGCTGTTGATTCAGCGCGACGCTGTCCGCTTCGGCGCGTGGGCATCGGCAGGAGCCGTCGGGCTCTGGGTCGTGCTGGCCGTGATGGCCTGGCGCTGGCCTTCTGTGCCGTGGTCGATTTTCAGTGCTGGTCTGATCGTGGTCGCGGCGTGGATTTTCGCAATCGCCATGGCTGCCTTTCGCTGGCGCGATAAGGGGCCGGTGGCGCTGGCGCTCGATGCCACGCGCACGACGAAAGACCGCTTTGTCACCGCGCTGGAGCTTGGCGAAAATGGTGGGGCGGCTCTTGGCAACGAACTGGCTGCTTTTGCCCGCGATTATCGTTTCCCGGATGTTCTGAAACCTCGCCCGCCCCGGCTGGCTGTCGCGTTGGTGCTCACGGGAGTCGTTCTGGTTCTCTGCGTGGCGACCCTCGATCATTTCCGCCGCGTCGGCTTGCAGCCCGACGTCGCCACCGCCTCCCGGCTGCTGGATCAGGCCAAACGCGAGGTAACCAAGGTCGCTCCTCCCGAGTCTCCCCTGCGCAAGGAGGAGGAAAAACTTGAGGAGGCCCGCCAGCAGCTCGGCAACTCGACCGATCCGATGCGCGATGCACTGCGGGCGATCGCCGATCTGGAGCGACGGCTGGCTTCAGCCTCCGCCTCTCCGCTGACGGATGAGGAAAAGGAGGCGCTCGCGAAAGCCCTGGCGGAAAACGAACCTCAGGCCGCCCAGGCTCTTTCCTCTGGCAACGACCGGGAGGCCGCCGAGCAGATCGCGCAGATGGACCCCGAGGCGCTGGCCAAGGCCCTCGAGCAGGCGGCGCAGCATCGGGAGAACTCCCGCCTGCAGGACCTGGCTCGCAAGGCTGCCGAACAGGCCCGCCGGGAGCTGGCCCAAGGCCTCGCTTCCGCTGGCAACAGCGGCGCCCAGCGGCGCTTGCAGCAGGCTCTGCGGGAGATGAAGGCAGGCGGCCAGGGGCAGCAGCAACAAGGCCAGGGGCAGCCGGGAATGGATCTGGCCCAGGGCAAGGGCGGAGAGAAGCAGGATGGCTCGGCTCCCGAGGACAACGCTCCGCCTGGGGGTTCCCCCGGCAGCGAGCACGACGAGGGACGCGGTGAGGACATCAAAGGCGAGAAAGACGCCCTTGCCGCCAAAGGCTCCGACGAGCAGCTCACCGGTGAGATGGGGCAGGGGCAATCCCGGGTCAATACCTACAGCACCTCCGGTGGCGACAATGCCCGCAGTGCCCGCGCCATCCGCGATGGGGGAGCCGTGCAATCTGCGGAACTCGACACCGTCACTCCCGAAAACATCCCTCCCGGCTCGCGCATCCTCGTGAAGCGGTACTTCGACTCCGTCCGCCCCAAGGAATGA
- a CDS encoding AAA family ATPase produces the protein MPEPSETDAREFCRAFDALQQEMEKVLVGQKEVIEGVLTAFFAGGHTLLEGAPGLGKTVLVRTLGDAAGLKFSRIQFTPDLMPGDIIGTNLIVEDEHGKKRFEFEPGPVFANLVLADEINRATPKTQSALLEAMQERQVSVSGVRHPVPSPFLVLATQNPLEMEGTYPLPEAQLDRFLLKLHVEYPGAEDLHEILRRTTTQDHPTAKPVDVGGWSRWQELIRSVPTAHEVEARAVYIVLATHPERGEAVPLAKKYVRYGASPRAAQALMLCAKISALRDGRFHVSKDDIDRWALPALRHRLILNFEGEAEGITTEAVIREALGA, from the coding sequence ATGCCTGAACCATCTGAGACCGACGCCCGCGAATTTTGCCGAGCCTTTGACGCCCTCCAGCAGGAAATGGAGAAGGTGCTGGTCGGCCAGAAAGAGGTCATCGAGGGCGTGCTCACCGCCTTCTTTGCCGGTGGCCACACGCTGCTGGAAGGCGCTCCCGGCCTCGGAAAGACGGTGCTCGTCCGCACGCTGGGCGATGCTGCGGGGCTGAAGTTCTCCCGCATCCAGTTCACGCCCGATCTCATGCCGGGCGACATCATCGGGACGAATCTCATCGTCGAGGACGAGCATGGAAAGAAGCGCTTCGAGTTCGAACCCGGGCCGGTCTTTGCCAACCTCGTGCTGGCCGACGAAATCAACCGCGCCACGCCCAAGACGCAAAGCGCCCTGCTTGAGGCCATGCAGGAGCGGCAGGTTTCCGTCTCCGGCGTTCGCCATCCCGTGCCGTCGCCCTTCCTCGTCCTCGCCACGCAAAACCCGCTGGAGATGGAGGGCACGTACCCGCTGCCCGAGGCGCAACTCGATCGCTTTTTGCTGAAGCTGCATGTCGAGTATCCCGGGGCGGAGGACCTGCATGAAATCCTGCGCCGCACCACCACCCAGGATCATCCGACGGCGAAACCCGTCGATGTCGGTGGCTGGAGCCGCTGGCAGGAGCTGATCCGCAGCGTGCCGACCGCCCATGAGGTGGAGGCGCGTGCCGTGTACATCGTGCTTGCGACCCATCCGGAGCGTGGAGAGGCCGTGCCGCTGGCGAAGAAATACGTCCGCTACGGCGCCAGTCCGCGTGCCGCCCAGGCGCTCATGCTCTGCGCGAAAATCTCCGCCCTGCGCGACGGGCGCTTTCACGTCAGCAAGGACGACATCGATCGCTGGGCGCTGCCCGCTTTGCGCCACCGCCTCATCCTGAACTTTGAGGGCGAGGCGGAGGGCATCACCACCGAGGCGGTGATCCGCGAAGCCCTCGGGGCATAG
- a CDS encoding tetratricopeptide repeat protein: MQTTSNLWEVLCRDFESERQVSRAQDCCEISKKFLSSARLVLRPDSVRMCDALEIVGDVFQAAGEDVESAKYFEEARETAERLGAHSSQARLSAKLGLLFERLGRHDEAIKRTQEAVALYEDQRDFSQHALLLNHLGSIHRHLGDSAAAAKDYTQALEAATRMHGHNHPETATALNNLGVARTECRQYDEAESLHMQALGIREKTFGPMHPEVAQSMANLGVVYHAMGKYDQARAYYHGASQIYRSFRAEDDPELQNLRDNIAALPNDA, from the coding sequence ATGCAGACGACGTCCAATTTGTGGGAAGTTTTATGCCGGGACTTTGAGTCCGAACGGCAGGTTTCGCGCGCTCAGGATTGTTGCGAAATCAGCAAGAAATTCCTGTCTTCCGCGCGCCTCGTCCTGCGTCCGGACAGCGTCCGCATGTGCGATGCGCTGGAAATCGTCGGTGATGTATTTCAAGCCGCCGGGGAGGATGTCGAATCGGCCAAGTACTTCGAGGAAGCCCGGGAAACGGCGGAGCGCCTCGGCGCCCACTCCTCGCAGGCCCGCCTCTCGGCCAAGCTCGGGCTGCTCTTTGAGCGACTAGGCCGTCACGATGAAGCAATCAAGCGCACGCAGGAAGCCGTCGCACTGTACGAAGACCAGCGGGATTTCTCCCAGCATGCACTCCTGCTGAATCATCTTGGCAGTATTCATCGCCATCTTGGCGACTCTGCCGCAGCCGCCAAAGACTACACGCAGGCCCTGGAAGCCGCCACGCGCATGCATGGGCACAATCATCCCGAGACCGCCACGGCGCTCAACAACCTCGGCGTGGCCCGCACCGAGTGCCGCCAATATGACGAAGCCGAGAGCCTGCACATGCAGGCCCTGGGCATCCGGGAAAAAACTTTTGGTCCGATGCACCCGGAGGTCGCCCAATCAATGGCAAACCTCGGCGTGGTTTATCACGCGATGGGAAAGTACGACCAGGCTCGCGCCTACTACCATGGCGCCTCGCAAATCTACCGCTCATTCCGCGCGGAGGATGACCCGGAGCTGCAAAACCTGCGAGACAACATCGCCGCGCTGCCCAACGACGCATGA
- a CDS encoding HD family phosphohydrolase codes for MWNFLQRRRLVEKGMACGKTRRTVSENELLENIECGWLVRSVILAAFVGGLALLIFTGQQAGFSGFDGNAEPAKKFLLCLLIFVTAVAQLWINHPETMHSNSRLALLFSVLFIQLAAIKIFLMQAVAGRIDLQLVPLLVPYAFAPLVLSVLLGKNHGIYAAVFASLWGAFLVGRIDPIFLVISLITGFIAVYLTIQVRRRSRLIRAGAYVGIATWILAAAFGQIGPINLLGETDWKMIGWQSLAAVGMGFVTAILASGILPVLENIFRITTDISWLEMSDLNHPLLRRLSLEAPGTYHHSLAVANLAEAAAESVGANATIARVCAYFHDIGKLVKPEYFTENMRPGTNPHDDLTPTMSALIIIAHVKEGVDLALKNKLNPQIVDVILQHHGTSLVSYFYQRALQQQNDAKLGGKIMNMRPEDIPDVKEESFRYPGPKPQTKESAIISLADAVESASRSLDRPTPQRIEDLVNSLIEKRIAENQLDECPLTLAELRRVAQSFRFTLVNMLHARIAYPKRDEKDKETSSPRREQQSAA; via the coding sequence ATGTGGAACTTTCTCCAACGTCGCCGCCTGGTGGAAAAGGGCATGGCTTGCGGCAAGACACGTCGTACCGTCTCCGAGAATGAACTGCTCGAGAATATCGAGTGCGGGTGGCTTGTGCGCTCCGTCATTCTGGCCGCCTTCGTCGGCGGTCTGGCCCTCCTGATCTTTACCGGCCAGCAGGCCGGATTCAGCGGATTCGACGGCAATGCCGAGCCCGCCAAGAAATTCCTGCTCTGCCTGCTCATCTTTGTCACTGCTGTGGCCCAGCTCTGGATCAACCATCCGGAGACGATGCACAGCAACTCGCGTCTCGCGCTGTTGTTCTCGGTGCTCTTCATCCAGCTGGCTGCGATCAAGATCTTCCTCATGCAGGCGGTAGCCGGTCGTATCGATCTCCAGCTCGTCCCGCTGCTTGTTCCCTACGCCTTTGCCCCGCTGGTTCTTTCCGTGCTGCTAGGCAAAAACCACGGCATCTATGCGGCGGTCTTCGCCAGCCTGTGGGGTGCGTTTCTCGTTGGGCGCATCGACCCGATCTTCCTCGTTATCTCGCTCATTACGGGCTTTATCGCCGTCTACCTGACGATCCAGGTGCGCCGCCGCAGCCGCCTCATCCGCGCCGGCGCCTATGTGGGTATCGCCACCTGGATCCTCGCCGCCGCCTTTGGCCAGATCGGCCCAATCAATCTCCTCGGGGAGACGGATTGGAAGATGATCGGCTGGCAGAGTCTTGCAGCGGTCGGCATGGGTTTTGTCACTGCGATCCTCGCCAGCGGCATCCTGCCGGTGCTGGAGAATATCTTTCGCATTACCACGGACATTTCCTGGCTGGAAATGTCCGACCTCAACCACCCGCTTCTGCGCCGCCTGAGCCTGGAAGCTCCCGGCACCTATCATCACAGCCTCGCGGTGGCCAATCTCGCCGAAGCCGCCGCCGAGAGCGTCGGCGCGAATGCGACAATCGCCCGCGTGTGCGCCTACTTCCATGACATCGGCAAGTTGGTGAAGCCGGAGTATTTCACGGAGAACATGCGCCCGGGGACGAATCCGCATGACGACCTGACCCCGACGATGAGCGCGCTCATCATCATCGCGCACGTGAAGGAGGGCGTCGACCTCGCCCTCAAGAACAAGCTGAACCCGCAGATCGTCGATGTGATCCTCCAGCACCACGGCACCTCTCTCGTCTCGTACTTTTACCAGCGCGCCCTCCAGCAACAGAATGACGCCAAGCTGGGCGGCAAGATCATGAACATGCGCCCGGAGGACATCCCGGACGTGAAGGAGGAGAGCTTCCGCTATCCCGGCCCGAAGCCGCAGACCAAGGAGTCGGCCATCATCAGCCTCGCGGACGCGGTGGAAAGCGCCTCCCGCAGCCTGGATCGCCCAACGCCCCAGCGCATCGAGGATCTGGTCAACAGCCTCATCGAGAAGCGCATCGCGGAGAACCAGCTCGACGAATGCCCGCTTACGCTGGCCGAGTTGCGCCGCGTGGCCCAGAGCTTCCGCTTCACGCTGGTCAACATGCTCCACGCCCGCATCGCCTACCCGAAGCGCGACGAGAAGGACAAGGAAACCTCCTCCCCGCGCCGTGAGCAGCAATCCGCCGCCTGA
- a CDS encoding bifunctional heptose 7-phosphate kinase/heptose 1-phosphate adenyltransferase has translation MNLDRIQHLLEQARKRRLLVVGDVMLDEFVWGKVSRISPEAPVPVVEVQRESSYPGGAANVARNLREFCATVHISGLVGQDAGAKRLADLLREEGIATDGIIEAEHFETIVKTRIIARQQQVVRVDREKKGALPAEVVELAAERISALLPEVDAIIFEDYNKGFLTQELVDRVSAVASAAGKVITADPNPGNRLEWRGVTTIKPNRSEAFAMAGRSDTGAADEPLKDEPLLEVGQILLEKLGAPSLLITLGEHGMILFDRASPPYHTPTRAREVFDVSGAGDTAIALFTLALSAGATLQEAAEISNHASGVVVGKLGTATLTVDELLASLEKDHA, from the coding sequence ATGAATCTAGATAGAATACAACATCTTCTTGAGCAAGCGCGCAAGCGGCGGTTGCTGGTTGTCGGGGATGTCATGCTCGACGAGTTTGTGTGGGGTAAAGTCTCCCGTATCTCTCCCGAGGCTCCCGTTCCCGTGGTCGAGGTCCAGCGCGAATCCAGCTACCCCGGTGGAGCGGCCAACGTCGCCCGCAACCTGCGTGAATTCTGCGCCACCGTGCATATCTCGGGCCTGGTGGGGCAGGATGCCGGAGCTAAGCGGTTGGCGGATCTCCTTCGTGAGGAGGGGATTGCGACGGATGGAATTATCGAGGCGGAGCATTTCGAGACGATCGTGAAGACGCGGATCATTGCGCGGCAACAGCAGGTCGTCCGTGTCGACCGCGAGAAGAAAGGGGCTCTTCCCGCGGAGGTGGTCGAACTCGCTGCCGAAAGAATATCGGCCCTCCTTCCCGAGGTGGATGCGATCATTTTTGAGGACTACAACAAGGGGTTCCTCACCCAGGAGCTCGTGGATCGGGTCAGCGCCGTCGCTTCGGCGGCGGGAAAGGTGATCACTGCCGACCCCAATCCGGGCAACCGGCTCGAGTGGCGCGGGGTCACAACGATCAAGCCCAACCGCTCCGAGGCCTTCGCCATGGCCGGACGCAGCGACACCGGAGCCGCCGACGAGCCGTTGAAAGACGAGCCGCTCCTTGAGGTCGGGCAGATCCTTCTGGAAAAGCTCGGCGCGCCCTCGCTTCTCATCACCCTCGGCGAGCATGGCATGATCCTCTTTGATCGCGCCTCGCCGCCCTATCACACGCCGACGCGGGCGCGTGAGGTGTTTGACGTTTCGGGCGCGGGAGATACCGCCATCGCGCTCTTCACGCTCGCCCTTTCCGCCGGAGCCACCCTCCAGGAAGCCGCGGAGATCTCGAATCACGCCTCCGGCGTGGTCGTGGGCAAGCTCGGCACCGCCACCCTCACCGTGGACGAACTTCTCGCCAGCCTGGAGAAAGATCATGCCTGA
- the clpS gene encoding ATP-dependent Clp protease adapter ClpS: MISSSQTETGTSTKDATAVDLPWNVIVHNDPINLMSYVTMVFQKVFGYPKEKAEAHMLEVHEKGRSIVWSGAREHAEHYVQTLHGYLLLATMERGE, translated from the coding sequence ATGATCAGTTCCAGCCAGACAGAAACCGGGACCTCCACCAAGGACGCGACAGCCGTCGATCTGCCGTGGAATGTCATTGTGCACAACGATCCCATCAACCTGATGAGTTACGTCACGATGGTATTCCAGAAGGTTTTTGGCTATCCCAAGGAGAAGGCCGAGGCTCATATGCTCGAGGTTCATGAAAAGGGTCGGTCCATCGTCTGGTCCGGTGCGAGGGAACATGCCGAGCATTATGTGCAGACCCTTCACGGATACCTGCTCCTCGCCACGATGGAACGAGGAGAGTGA